In a single window of the Esox lucius isolate fEsoLuc1 chromosome 22, fEsoLuc1.pri, whole genome shotgun sequence genome:
- the rbms1a gene encoding RNA binding motif, single stranded interacting protein 1a isoform X2 has product MIFANTANPLKSAYRKQSYPMAPASPSTVSSSSNSSTTGWDQLSKTNLYIRGLPPATTDLDLVKLCQPYGKIVSAKAILDKTTNKCKGYGFVDFDSPSAAQKAVHALKTSGIQAQMAKQQEQDPTNLYISNLPVSIDEQELEGLLRPFGQVISTRVLRDYSGASRGVGFARMESKEMCNSVIAHFNGKFIKTAHGTMAPSEPLLCKFADGQRKRHSHSPYVPNGRTWPREGELRLGGMTLTYDPTSAAMQNSYYASPYALATNRMMTQQAMSPYMSAVTSYQVQNPSWMAHQPFIMQHPAVMSPSVDHTMSMQPTAIMTQQMGHLSLGSSGAQYISANAAVPYMSPYAHMHQTADNGSQQQVDSSNNSSPYSQQSK; this is encoded by the exons ATGATCTTTGCAAATACTGCTAACCCGTTGAAGAGTGCATATCGAAAGCAG tcgTACCCCATGGCTCCAGCCAGCCCGAGCACTGTTAGCAgtagcagcaacagcagcaccACAGGATGGGACCAGCTCAGCAAAACCAACCTCTACATACGCGGTCTGCCCCCCGCAACCACCGACCTGGACCTGGTCAAACTCTGCCAGCC ATATGGCAAGATTGTATCGGCAAAGGCCATCCTGGATAAAACAACTAACAAATGTAAAG GGTACGGTTTCGTGGACTTTGACAGCCCCTCAGCGGCCCAGAAGGCAGTCCATGCCCTGAAGACAAGTGGGATCCAAGCCCAGATGGCTAAG CAACAAGAGCAGGATCCAACCAACCTGTATATCTCCAATCTGCCAGTGTCAATAGATGAACAGGAGCTAGAGGGGCTCCTGAGGCCCTTCGGACAGGTGatctccacgcgcgtcctcagGGATTACAGCGGGGCAAGCAGAGGAGTCGGCTTTGCCAG GATGGAGTCCAAGGAGATGTGTAACTCGGTCATTGCCCACTTCAACGGAAAGTTTATCAAGACGGCGCACGGAACTATGG CCCCCTCTGAGCCCCTGCTCTGCAAATTTGCTGATGGTCAGAGGAAGAGGCACAGCCACAGTCCCTATGTGCCCAACGGCCGCACCTGGCCCCGGGAGGGAGAGCTGAGACTC GGTGGAATGACTCTGACCTACGACCCCACCTCAGCTGCTATGCAGAACAGCTACTACGCGTCTCCCTACGCCCTGGCAACCAACAGAATGATGACTCAGCAGGCCATGTCGCCTTACATGTCCGCCGTCACGTCATACCAG GTACAGAATCCTTCCTGGATGGCCCACCAACCCTTCATCATGCAGCACCCG GCAGTAATGTCGCCCTCTGTGGACCACACCATGTCAATGCAGCCTACCGCCATCATGACACAGCAAATGGGCCACCTCTCACTGGGCAGCAGTGGAGCG CAGTATATTTCCGCCAACGCTGCTGTGCCCTACATGTCTCCGTATGCCCACATGCACCAGACAGCT GACAATGGTTCTCAGCAGCAGGTCGATTCATCCAACAATTCATCTCCCTACAGCCAGCAGAGCAAGTAA
- the rbms1a gene encoding RNA binding motif, single stranded interacting protein 1a (The RefSeq protein has 4 substitutions compared to this genomic sequence), with protein sequence MIFANTANPLKSAYRKQSYPMAPASPSTVSSSSNSSTTGWDQLSKTNLYIRGLPPATTDLDLVKLCQPYGKIVSAKAILDKTTNKCKGYGFVDFDSPSAAQKAVHALKTSGIQAQMAKQQEQDPTNLYISNLPVSIDEQELEGLLRPFGQVISTRVLRDYSGASRGVGFARMESKEMCNSVIAHFNGKFIKTAHGTMAPSEPLLCKFADGQRKRHSHSPYVPNGRTWPREGELRLGGMTLTYDPASAAMQNSYYASPYALATNRMMTQQAMSPYMSAVTSYQVQNPSWMAHQPFIMQHPQAVMSPSVDHTMSMQPTAIMTQQMGRLSLGSSGAYISANAAVPYMSPYAHMHQTADNGSQQQVDSSNNSSPCSQQSE encoded by the exons ATGATCTTTGCAAATACTGCTAACCCGTTGAAGAGTGCATATCGAAAGCAG tcgTACCCCATGGCTCCAGCCAGCCCGAGCACTGTTAGCAgtagcagcaacagcagcaccACAGGATGGGACCAGCTCAGCAAAACCAACCTCTACATACGCGGTCTGCCCCCCGCAACCACCGACCTGGACCTGGTCAAACTCTGCCAGCC ATATGGCAAGATTGTATCGGCAAAGGCCATCCTGGATAAAACAACTAACAAATGTAAAG GGTACGGTTTCGTGGACTTTGACAGCCCCTCAGCGGCCCAGAAGGCAGTCCATGCCCTGAAGACAAGTGGGATCCAAGCCCAGATGGCTAAG CAACAAGAGCAGGATCCAACCAACCTGTATATCTCCAATCTGCCAGTGTCAATAGATGAACAGGAGCTAGAGGGGCTCCTGAGGCCCTTCGGACAGGTGatctccacgcgcgtcctcagGGATTACAGCGGGGCAAGCAGAGGAGTCGGCTTTGCCAG GATGGAGTCCAAGGAGATGTGTAACTCGGTCATTGCCCACTTCAACGGAAAGTTTATCAAGACGGCGCACGGAACTATGG CCCCCTCTGAGCCCCTGCTCTGCAAATTTGCTGATGGTCAGAGGAAGAGGCACAGCCACAGTCCCTATGTGCCCAACGGCCGCACCTGGCCCCGGGAGGGAGAGCTGAGACTC GGTGGAATGACTCTGACCTACGACCCCACCTCAGCTGCTATGCAGAACAGCTACTACGCGTCTCCCTACGCCCTGGCAACCAACAGAATGATGACTCAGCAGGCCATGTCGCCTTACATGTCCGCCGTCACGTCATACCAG GTACAGAATCCTTCCTGGATGGCCCACCAACCCTTCATCATGCAGCACCCG CAGGCAGTAATGTCGCCCTCTGTGGACCACACCATGTCAATGCAGCCTACCGCCATCATGACACAGCAAATGGGCCACCTCTCACTGGGCAGCAGTGGAGCG TATATTTCCGCCAACGCTGCTGTGCCCTACATGTCTCCGTATGCCCACATGCACCAGACAGCT GACAATGGTTCTCAGCAGCAGGTCGATTCATCCAACAATTCATCTCCCTACAGCCAGCAGAGCAAGTAA
- the rbms1a gene encoding RNA binding motif, single stranded interacting protein 1a isoform X3: protein MAPASPSTVSSSSNSSTTGWDQLSKTNLYIRGLPPATTDLDLVKLCQPYGKIVSAKAILDKTTNKCKGYGFVDFDSPSAAQKAVHALKTSGIQAQMAKQQEQDPTNLYISNLPVSIDEQELEGLLRPFGQVISTRVLRDYSGASRGVGFARMESKEMCNSVIAHFNGKFIKTAHGTMAPSEPLLCKFADGQRKRHSHSPYVPNGRTWPREGELRLGGMTLTYDPTSAAMQNSYYASPYALATNRMMTQQAMSPYMSAVTSYQVQNPSWMAHQPFIMQHPQAVMSPSVDHTMSMQPTAIMTQQMGHLSLGSSGAQYISANAAVPYMSPYAHMHQTADNGSQQQVDSSNNSSPYSQQSK, encoded by the exons ATGGCTCCAGCCAGCCCGAGCACTGTTAGCAgtagcagcaacagcagcaccACAGGATGGGACCAGCTCAGCAAAACCAACCTCTACATACGCGGTCTGCCCCCCGCAACCACCGACCTGGACCTGGTCAAACTCTGCCAGCC ATATGGCAAGATTGTATCGGCAAAGGCCATCCTGGATAAAACAACTAACAAATGTAAAG GGTACGGTTTCGTGGACTTTGACAGCCCCTCAGCGGCCCAGAAGGCAGTCCATGCCCTGAAGACAAGTGGGATCCAAGCCCAGATGGCTAAG CAACAAGAGCAGGATCCAACCAACCTGTATATCTCCAATCTGCCAGTGTCAATAGATGAACAGGAGCTAGAGGGGCTCCTGAGGCCCTTCGGACAGGTGatctccacgcgcgtcctcagGGATTACAGCGGGGCAAGCAGAGGAGTCGGCTTTGCCAG GATGGAGTCCAAGGAGATGTGTAACTCGGTCATTGCCCACTTCAACGGAAAGTTTATCAAGACGGCGCACGGAACTATGG CCCCCTCTGAGCCCCTGCTCTGCAAATTTGCTGATGGTCAGAGGAAGAGGCACAGCCACAGTCCCTATGTGCCCAACGGCCGCACCTGGCCCCGGGAGGGAGAGCTGAGACTC GGTGGAATGACTCTGACCTACGACCCCACCTCAGCTGCTATGCAGAACAGCTACTACGCGTCTCCCTACGCCCTGGCAACCAACAGAATGATGACTCAGCAGGCCATGTCGCCTTACATGTCCGCCGTCACGTCATACCAG GTACAGAATCCTTCCTGGATGGCCCACCAACCCTTCATCATGCAGCACCCG CAGGCAGTAATGTCGCCCTCTGTGGACCACACCATGTCAATGCAGCCTACCGCCATCATGACACAGCAAATGGGCCACCTCTCACTGGGCAGCAGTGGAGCG CAGTATATTTCCGCCAACGCTGCTGTGCCCTACATGTCTCCGTATGCCCACATGCACCAGACAGCT GACAATGGTTCTCAGCAGCAGGTCGATTCATCCAACAATTCATCTCCCTACAGCCAGCAGAGCAAGTAA
- the rbms1a gene encoding RNA binding motif, single stranded interacting protein 1a isoform X1 — MIFANTANPLKSAYRKQSYPMAPASPSTVSSSSNSSTTGWDQLSKTNLYIRGLPPATTDLDLVKLCQPYGKIVSAKAILDKTTNKCKGYGFVDFDSPSAAQKAVHALKTSGIQAQMAKQQEQDPTNLYISNLPVSIDEQELEGLLRPFGQVISTRVLRDYSGASRGVGFARMESKEMCNSVIAHFNGKFIKTAHGTMAPSEPLLCKFADGQRKRHSHSPYVPNGRTWPREGELRLGGMTLTYDPTSAAMQNSYYASPYALATNRMMTQQAMSPYMSAVTSYQVQNPSWMAHQPFIMQHPQAVMSPSVDHTMSMQPTAIMTQQMGHLSLGSSGAQYISANAAVPYMSPYAHMHQTADNGSQQQVDSSNNSSPYSQQSK, encoded by the exons ATGATCTTTGCAAATACTGCTAACCCGTTGAAGAGTGCATATCGAAAGCAG tcgTACCCCATGGCTCCAGCCAGCCCGAGCACTGTTAGCAgtagcagcaacagcagcaccACAGGATGGGACCAGCTCAGCAAAACCAACCTCTACATACGCGGTCTGCCCCCCGCAACCACCGACCTGGACCTGGTCAAACTCTGCCAGCC ATATGGCAAGATTGTATCGGCAAAGGCCATCCTGGATAAAACAACTAACAAATGTAAAG GGTACGGTTTCGTGGACTTTGACAGCCCCTCAGCGGCCCAGAAGGCAGTCCATGCCCTGAAGACAAGTGGGATCCAAGCCCAGATGGCTAAG CAACAAGAGCAGGATCCAACCAACCTGTATATCTCCAATCTGCCAGTGTCAATAGATGAACAGGAGCTAGAGGGGCTCCTGAGGCCCTTCGGACAGGTGatctccacgcgcgtcctcagGGATTACAGCGGGGCAAGCAGAGGAGTCGGCTTTGCCAG GATGGAGTCCAAGGAGATGTGTAACTCGGTCATTGCCCACTTCAACGGAAAGTTTATCAAGACGGCGCACGGAACTATGG CCCCCTCTGAGCCCCTGCTCTGCAAATTTGCTGATGGTCAGAGGAAGAGGCACAGCCACAGTCCCTATGTGCCCAACGGCCGCACCTGGCCCCGGGAGGGAGAGCTGAGACTC GGTGGAATGACTCTGACCTACGACCCCACCTCAGCTGCTATGCAGAACAGCTACTACGCGTCTCCCTACGCCCTGGCAACCAACAGAATGATGACTCAGCAGGCCATGTCGCCTTACATGTCCGCCGTCACGTCATACCAG GTACAGAATCCTTCCTGGATGGCCCACCAACCCTTCATCATGCAGCACCCG CAGGCAGTAATGTCGCCCTCTGTGGACCACACCATGTCAATGCAGCCTACCGCCATCATGACACAGCAAATGGGCCACCTCTCACTGGGCAGCAGTGGAGCG CAGTATATTTCCGCCAACGCTGCTGTGCCCTACATGTCTCCGTATGCCCACATGCACCAGACAGCT GACAATGGTTCTCAGCAGCAGGTCGATTCATCCAACAATTCATCTCCCTACAGCCAGCAGAGCAAGTAA